TGATCGGAAGCGTGGCGGCTACTTCAGACATGCTCATGCCGGAGAATAACTCATCTAATACTACAAGATCCGCACGCAAGGCGAGGCATCGAGCCAGTTCGAGTCGTTTTAGGTATCCGTGAGGCAGGCTTTTAGTCATTTTGTAAGGTACTGATGAGTCACGTTCAAAACCGACTTCTTCAAGGAGATCGATGGCAATGTCGTCTCTTTCGCCATATTGACCACCCCTGAATTTCTTAACTCTGTTAGAACAAAGTGGAATTATTACATTCTTAAAAGCGGGCAGGTGGTCAAAAGCCTTTGCCATCTGGAAGGTCCTAGCGATGCCGCGATTGGATATCACATAAGGCCTCTTGCCGGTTATGTCTTCTCCTTGGAATACAATCGATCCTGAAGAAGGTTTTACAAACCCGGTAATCAAATTGACCAAGGTACTCTTACCAGAACCATTGGGCCCGATAACTCCGATAAATTCCGACTTGTTAAGACGGAAGCTGATATCATGCAGTGCGACTACTCCACCAAATCTCTTGGAAAGCTTATTTACCTCAAGAATACACTCAGACCGCATTGTTTTACTCCGTCTCCACCCATCTCTCATACTGGTGGTACTTTCGAGCCAAATAGTGAAAAATACCTTCCGGTAGGGAGACAACAAATATGACCATCAAGAAACTATAAAAAACGATTCTCCATGAGCCAAAAGCCCTCAAACTCTCGCACAGGGGCACCAGGATGAAAGATCCCAAGAGCGCTCCAGCAAAACCGCCAGGCCCACCAAGAACAGAAGCCGCAACCGGAAGAACCGAATTGTCCATAGCAAATGCCGACATCCCAACAAATCTGTAGTAATGAGTCATGAATGCGCCGGCAAACGCAGCGGCAGCGGATCCAATAAAAAGAGCCTGTGTTTTGTACCAATAGATGTTAATACCGCCTGCCATGACAGCTTGGTCATTGTCCAATATCGCACTCAAGATGAGGCCGTAGTCTGTATCCATCAGTCTTCGGAACCCGAAAAAACACAGGAACAATCCGGCAATTATCAGATATGTGGCCACCCATGCGTTTGGCAAAGGTGACAATCCACTTAATCCCTCCATTCCCTGAAAAATCCCTGTGGCCTCAATGAGCGCACGGAGTATGAGGGGTAAAACAAATGTGACCATAGCAAAGTAAACTCCTCGCAATCTCAAGACAGGAAAGAGCAAAAAACTAGAGAGGAGTCCCCCAACCAGAGTTGCAACCGGGATAGTTACATAGGGCGGCAGTCCGAAATAATGGTTTAATACGCCTGCGGAATACCCTCCCATCCCAAAAAATAAACTTTGCCCCAGCGAAAACATCCCAGCGGATGCTATAAAATCCCAACTCATGGCGAGAATGGCAATCACACAGGTGATGACAAGCACTTTATTCCAGTACTCATCCAGAACCAAAGGAAGAAGAAGTATTCCAAAGACAAGTAGTGCTCGTGGGAGCACCAAATACAATGCCTCTTTATACGAAGTAAGGGAATAAATGGTATCCGATCTTGCTTTTATACATCGATCGAGTCTTTCTTTACGGCGTTTTGATGATTCAGAACTTTCCTTGAATTTCCAAATCATAACATCCTCTTTTTCAATAACTCTTGAAAAATGCCCTATGCCTAGGTCATCGACCTATTCACGAGCTTGTTTTACGCTGAACTCATTGCCCAGCTTATTTTTGGCGAAAATGTCTTGCGTTCATGAGGCGGAAGTCTGTCGTCCACCTCGCTTTCTACTATTTGAAAAGGTGGCCATTCGGTCTACTTGAACAAGTCGTCGAGAAAAAACCGTATTCTTTTAGAATTAGCGTTTCTTAAGCTATCTTTACCCTGTGTCCTAAACCCACATTGGGGACTGGTTTTGTCGCTAACAATTACTGTTGCAGACGGCTGATGAATTAGACCCTTTCTTCAAGTTCCTTGGAGCTGCCAAAAAGACCTGACGGCTTAACGGCTAATATCAAGACGATTGATACAAGCGTCACAACCAGACTATAAAGTGGAGAAAAATATGTTGAGAAGATCATTTGTAAAAAACCAAATATCAGACTTGCCACAATAATACCCAACGTACTTTCAAGACCCCCAACGATGCCTACAGCAAGCACTAGGATCAGAACATTGCTTCCATCCTCAACCGAAAGCAATGAAAGTGGCACTATGGCGATTGCGGCAAGAGCCGCTAGGGACGAGCCGATGTAGAAACTAGCCATGGCAGTTCGTTCAGGCTCAATGCCAAACGCAAGAGCGGTTTCCTCGTCTTGTGCTATGCCCCTAAAAGCTAGACCGAGTTTGGTGTGATGTGTAAATATCCATAATAAGAGGAGCAAGATGATTCCTAGACACAAGATTATTAAGCGCTGAAAGTCTATGTAAACCTCAAAAATTTCCACACTGCCATCTACAAAAACCGGAAGTTTGTAGCTATGGCCACTCAGGCCGAGGCTTCGATATAGTTCTAATAAGCCAGTCCCGAGTCCGAAAGTAACGACGATTTCGGACAGTGGAATACCCCTTACCCTATACAACACAAACCTGTACACGCAGACACCGACTATTCCGGTAATCAAAACGGACATTACAATTGATAAGGGGTACCAAAGTCCGAATGAATTGACAAAGTGCCAACATAGGTAGGCGCCAGTAACGTAAATAGCTCCGTAAGCAAAATTGGCAATCCCGCTGATACCAAATGTTAGGCTGAATCCAAGGGCCATCAGCACCAACATACAACTGTTTACCATGCCGTAAATAAACATTCCCATCATGGTCTGTTCCTTTGTAGCTCCGTGTATCAGCAGATTACGACATCGATTGACGGTGTCACGGGTCTTCAATCGCCCTATTTCTTTTTCATCCATTCGGGAAGCTGAATTTTCCCGGTCGCTGCCACGGGTGGGAAAACAGCGACACGTACTCCTGGATCTTGCCATTGAAAGACAATGGCCAAAGCATTCTCTGCTGGATTTGTTCCAAAAACCACCTGGTGATCCTTTGCGAACCTGACTCGACCGATAGAACCCTTCCTGTCAGTTTTTTCAAGTTCCGCGACAACTTTGTCGGCATCAAGGGTCCCAGCACGCTCTATGGCTTCCTTTAACACATAGACTGCGTCATAGGTTGCGCCTGTACCGTGAGATGCTTCCGGTGGTTTTTTGAACTTCTGCTTGTAAGCGGCATAAAACGTTTCTGACTCTGGAATAACTTTAAGTGGCATGCAACCGGCCTCTACCAGATTCACAATCCCCTTGACCTTCCCGTTGTGAATTTTCCATATATCCTCTCCGCAAAGAGCGGGTAACAGTCCTGTAACTACCGCCGGGACTTTCATCGTACGCCATTGATCGGCAAAAGTTACCACTGAGGGCATGCTGGAAATAAATACAATGACTTGGGTCTGTGAATTCTTGATCTTAAGAAGTGTACTGGCGAAGTCCGTAGTGCTTTTTGGGAAAGTTTGATCACCGGTGACTGTCCAATTTTGAGATTTCAGCCATTCAGCCGTTTTGCCTGCAATCGCCTTAGCCCATAGAGCCTCCTCAATGACGAAAAAAGCTTTATTCAGGCCGAAGTCCTGATTAATAAGCTTTAATGCGCCCAAATAACTCTTGGCAAATGATGGAGCATCGTAACAGAGTCGAAAACAGTATTTGTAGGCATCATAATTTTCTAAAATTTTCTCCTGCAATTTTGGGCTCATGGGAATAGTGGCAAGGTATGGCAACTTGTGTTTGGATGTAATGTCCATGCTGGCTAAGAGAGCTTCGGAGGAAAAAAAACCAGCTACAATCGCATGGGGTTTATGTTGCAGAATCAGTTTCTCATAAGCCATCAAGGCTTCACTGACCGGAATGCCGGGTTCCGAATCTCTGGTGTCGGCAGTAACAAGATTGAAAGGTCGCATCTCATTGCCAACCTTTACTCCCCCTTTTGCGTTGATCTCTTCAATTGCCAGTTCGGCCGCATTCCTGGACTCATATCCCTCCAGGTACCCTAGAGAAGTCGGAAGTCCAAGAATAATGGGATCGCCCCCGGCGTAGGCCGGAACAACGCAAATCCAAAGCAGCAAGATCCAGCAGATACCCAAGAATCGTCTGATTTTCATCACAGCCTCCTTTGATATTAATGCCTTGCAGCAAACTCATATCTGACACGTGAATCCGTAACTCCTATTGGGTCTGATGTGAATCGTCCCAGTGCCTGCGCCTAGCGGTTTATCGATAGGCTAAGTCACATCCAACTATTTCGACCATGTCTTTTGTGACCTTCTAGGTCTGAGCACCCATGAACATTGCAACTATCTGCGCCTCGTGCCATGGGAAATCACTCGAATTAAGCCCACCGGCAATATTTGATTCATAACGACTGTTACAATGCCTATGATTTCGCATTTATTCGGTTGTCATTGTCGACATCATACGCAGAGCCATTATTCGTATCATTGGTGGCCTCAGACGAAATACCTCTGCAAAAGATTTCCATAGCTAGATTAAGAGTAGACCTTAGATGGTCTTTTCGTGGATCGAACATTTTCTTACTCTCTTCCCACAGCACGAGCCCGCTGAACATAGCCCAGACAATGTCAACCAAGGCCACTGACTTATGATTTTCAAAAGAGCCTTCCCGAATTCCTGCTGCAATTATGCTCGATAGAGGCGATAAAGTTTGGGAAAGAATGCCGTTTATCATCTGGATCGTCTCTGCAGATAGATTCTGAAGAGTCTCGCTTGCTTGAAGATGCAAGACATTTCTCATCATCAAAGGATCAAACTCGTAAACTTGGTACAAAACGTCACTGAGTGCTTTGACTTTTTCCGGCGCCGCCAACGCGCTGTTATCCGCAAGTGTCTGTATCTGTTGCTGCATGAACTTCTGTAACTCCACATTTATAGTGGCGTAAAGTTCATCTTTGCTGTTGAAATAAAGGTAAAGGGTCCCGCTAGCGAGTTCGGCTTCCCTAGCTATATCTTCCATGGTGGCTCCGGAAAAACCCTTGTCCGAAAAGACTTTTTTTGCAGCGCTAATAATCTGCTTCCTGCGACGTTTTCTTTGGATTAAGCGCTCACGCTCTTTTCTCTCTTCTAGCCCCATATTGGGATCTCCGAATGGTGTTTATTATGATAACTGTATTCTCTTAACTAAACTATCATCAGTCTAATGAATCTAATTCAGTTGTCAAGAAAATTTTTTCAACGTTTGTTTGAAAAAAGGAAAGCGGTATAACGGTTACGGGTTGATCTAAATTGATCAAATCGGAAAGAGCGCTAAGAAAGAGAAATAGGAAGGATATACCGACAACATGAGATATTCTCTCTGTTGAAGATATTTCTGTGCTGCGACCAATAGGAAAAAACTGTTATGGCGGCGCCGGCCAGCATGAAAATCGGGAACAACCCCCTTCACACATCGAAAGGGCTCGATTTGCATTCTGTAAGTGGGTATGAGAGGTTTTTCTCAATCACGCGTTCCAGGGGGTCACATGGAA
This DNA window, taken from Desulfomonilaceae bacterium, encodes the following:
- a CDS encoding ABC transporter ATP-binding protein — its product is MRSECILEVNKLSKRFGGVVALHDISFRLNKSEFIGVIGPNGSGKSTLVNLITGFVKPSSGSIVFQGEDITGKRPYVISNRGIARTFQMAKAFDHLPAFKNVIIPLCSNRVKKFRGGQYGERDDIAIDLLEEVGFERDSSVPYKMTKSLPHGYLKRLELARCLALRADLVVLDELFSGMSMSEVAATLPIIEKLKASQKTIIMIEHRLRELFRVVDRVIVLNFGVLIADGKPAEVMKNEAVKSAYLGSEE
- a CDS encoding branched-chain amino acid ABC transporter permease; this translates as MDEKEIGRLKTRDTVNRCRNLLIHGATKEQTMMGMFIYGMVNSCMLVLMALGFSLTFGISGIANFAYGAIYVTGAYLCWHFVNSFGLWYPLSIVMSVLITGIVGVCVYRFVLYRVRGIPLSEIVVTFGLGTGLLELYRSLGLSGHSYKLPVFVDGSVEIFEVYIDFQRLIILCLGIILLLLLWIFTHHTKLGLAFRGIAQDEETALAFGIEPERTAMASFYIGSSLAALAAIAIVPLSLLSVEDGSNVLILVLAVGIVGGLESTLGIIVASLIFGFLQMIFSTYFSPLYSLVVTLVSIVLILAVKPSGLFGSSKELEERV
- a CDS encoding branched-chain amino acid ABC transporter permease, producing the protein MIWKFKESSESSKRRKERLDRCIKARSDTIYSLTSYKEALYLVLPRALLVFGILLLPLVLDEYWNKVLVITCVIAILAMSWDFIASAGMFSLGQSLFFGMGGYSAGVLNHYFGLPPYVTIPVATLVGGLLSSFLLFPVLRLRGVYFAMVTFVLPLILRALIEATGIFQGMEGLSGLSPLPNAWVATYLIIAGLFLCFFGFRRLMDTDYGLILSAILDNDQAVMAGGINIYWYKTQALFIGSAAAAFAGAFMTHYYRFVGMSAFAMDNSVLPVAASVLGGPGGFAGALLGSFILVPLCESLRAFGSWRIVFYSFLMVIFVVSLPEGIFHYLARKYHQYERWVETE
- a CDS encoding ABC transporter substrate-binding protein, with translation MKIRRFLGICWILLLWICVVPAYAGGDPIILGLPTSLGYLEGYESRNAAELAIEEINAKGGVKVGNEMRPFNLVTADTRDSEPGIPVSEALMAYEKLILQHKPHAIVAGFFSSEALLASMDITSKHKLPYLATIPMSPKLQEKILENYDAYKYCFRLCYDAPSFAKSYLGALKLINQDFGLNKAFFVIEEALWAKAIAGKTAEWLKSQNWTVTGDQTFPKSTTDFASTLLKIKNSQTQVIVFISSMPSVVTFADQWRTMKVPAVVTGLLPALCGEDIWKIHNGKVKGIVNLVEAGCMPLKVIPESETFYAAYKQKFKKPPEASHGTGATYDAVYVLKEAIERAGTLDADKVVAELEKTDRKGSIGRVRFAKDHQVVFGTNPAENALAIVFQWQDPGVRVAVFPPVAATGKIQLPEWMKKK
- a CDS encoding TetR/AcrR family transcriptional regulator, whose protein sequence is MGLEERKERERLIQRKRRRKQIISAAKKVFSDKGFSGATMEDIAREAELASGTLYLYFNSKDELYATINVELQKFMQQQIQTLADNSALAAPEKVKALSDVLYQVYEFDPLMMRNVLHLQASETLQNLSAETIQMINGILSQTLSPLSSIIAAGIREGSFENHKSVALVDIVWAMFSGLVLWEESKKMFDPRKDHLRSTLNLAMEIFCRGISSEATNDTNNGSAYDVDNDNRINAKS